A window of Cellulosimicrobium protaetiae genomic DNA:
GGCCGTGACCGCACCCCGCTCCCGGTCGTCGCGCGACCGGACCCCGCACGAGCGGACCTCGCACGAGCGGACCTCGCACGAGCGGACCGCGCGCGAACGGAGCACCCACGGCCGGAGCCTGCGCCACGCACCGGTGCCTGCGCCTGCGTCCCGTCGCACGGCTCAGCCCAGCGACAGCGCGCTGCGCACGATGCCGAGCAGCAGCTCGCGCACCTCGCCGCTCTTGAGCACGACGATGAGCAGCCCGGCGAAGCCCGCCGCCGCGACCGTCGCGATCGCGTACTCCGCGGTCGCAAGACCGGCCTCACCGTCCTGTCCCGTGCTCGTCCCCGTCAGGCGCGCGAGCGCTCGCCGCATCGTTCCCGTCATGTCCGGACTCCTCTCCCGTGGCCCGCGGTCGCGGGCGATCGGGGACACCGTGACGGGTCGCGCCCCGGCTCCGCACCCCGCTCCGCGCCGACGGTGGACGAGCCCCTCCCGGGCCCGGCCTGTGGACGGCGACGGCCCTTGCGGCTCGTGGAGTCCTGGTGCCGACGACCCCGCGGGCTCGCACCCGACGAGGCCCGGCGCGCGCGCCGTCAGTCCCAGGTGAGGGGGTCCAGGAAGAGGTGGAAGCGGAGCCGGTCGGCGTCGACCGGAGACCCGTAGAGCGACGGGAGCTGGTCCTGGATGTGCTGGGCCTCGTCCGGCCACGTGTCCTGCGCGCTCGCCAGCAGCAACGAGAGGTCGGCGTGCCGGTCGGCCACGCCGAGACGACCGAGGTCGACGAACCCGGAGACCTCGAGCGTCTCGGGGTCGAGCAGGACGTTGGGCAGGCAGAGGTCGCCGTGGCAGACCACCCGCTCGCTCGCCTCCTGCTCCAGGCGCACGGGCAGCTCGGTGGCGAGCTCGGCGAGGAGATGGTGGCCCTCCCGGCCCTCCTGCTCGGGGCGGAGGAACTCGGGGTGCACGGCGTCCCGGGCGACCACGTCCTGCGCCAGAGCCAACATGGTGCGCAGACCCCGGTCGAAGGGGCAGGCGTCCAGGGGGAGATCATGGAGCTCCCTGACAGCGGCCACGACGTTCGCCCAGGCTCTGCCGACCTGGTCGGGCCGGACCTGGTCGGCGGGCACTCCAGGCACCGCGCCGGTCGTCAGGACCGCCCCG
This region includes:
- a CDS encoding DUF4244 domain-containing protein gives rise to the protein MTGTMRRALARLTGTSTGQDGEAGLATAEYAIATVAAAGFAGLLIVVLKSGEVRELLLGIVRSALSLG
- a CDS encoding aminoglycoside 3'-phosphotransferase, whose translation is MGTTTGDPSALGSLASEDWVEVGSGESSSRVFASADGARYAKVASVDQMAELAGERDRARWAADRGVRGPQVLGWVESADGAVLTTGAVPGVPADQVRPDQVGRAWANVVAAVRELHDLPLDACPFDRGLRTMLALAQDVVARDAVHPEFLRPEQEGREGHHLLAELATELPVRLEQEASERVVCHGDLCLPNVLLDPETLEVSGFVDLGRLGVADRHADLSLLLASAQDTWPDEAQHIQDQLPSLYGSPVDADRLRFHLFLDPLTWD